catggacggccaaggctcattaatGCACGTGGAGAGCGAAGgttggcctgtgtggtcaaattaGACCCCTGTCCACTGATGAAAGCatctacaatgggcacgtgagcataagaactggaccgcAGAGAAATGTATGAAGgcggcctggtctgatgaatcacgtggatggccgcttacctggagaacacatggcaccgggACACATCCATGGAGcccccacctcacaacttacaggacagGCCAGGGCTGTTTTGATAGCAAAAGGttgacctacacaatattaggcaggtggtcgtaatgttatggctgatcggtgtatgtatattattatatattagagcTGGAAAACATAAcgttttaaattcatttttcaggtttttttttttttgccaccagTCTGCAGGCATTATTGACAGATCACTGCTGATTAATACTATTCCCTCCACAATGTTTCATACATTACAGAATAAACCCGGTATAGTAACACCATACCAGGTTATAACGGCAATATATTTGCAGCTAGCTAAGTAATTGACACAAGTAGAGGAATGACAGCTTCATCCCAGGGGAGCCTAAAACACAAATGAAACTACTTTGATTTCAAAAATCAACTGGAGGGAGTATTCGTACTTTGCGAAACATCTGAAGGAAATATTGATCAGGGACACCAGTTTTGCTGAATATTATTGTGCACGGATTTAGAGGACTCGTAATGAACCCTGCTGAATGTAATCGTGATTGACTCGGGGAAAATAAAGGAGCGAGAGGGAAACGAGACACAGTAACTATCGTAAATCACACCATTACTGAGAGGGGGGTCCATATTACTGACATGAAATAGATGAATAAGCAAAGAATTCAGGATGAGCGTGGGAACCCGAAAACGCACTAAACCTCATTTTTTGCAGCTGTACTCGGTAACCAAAATTCAGCTTGGTTTGGATCAGTTTGCAAGCTTCTTAGAGATCCTGGAAGTTTAGAACACGAGGAAATCCGATGGATGGAGGacggtgagggaatttaaacacgcatgggatagacacagggatcctgaatataaaacaagaccaacaactgattaacgtttgagtctttacatcaggagacgCGGCCAGATTAAATAGGCCGTATGGCTCTCATCTGCTGTCCAATTCTGTGTTTGTATGGATTGTTTAAAACGTAACTGGCGCCTACCTCTTCCAGACTTTGCGTGGCTACCGTATCGGCCTCTTTTCCTCCAGCTTTACCGATCAAAACAGACGCGTGTCTTATGATCCGGGCTTTCGTAATAAATAGAACCTAGAATAAAACTTTGTATCGTCAAATAGTCTTTCTATCCAACAATTAACGACTCCTGGGACATGCCGATTTTAAGAGAGTcggaatgtattatttataagttcattcaaaaatattatttacacaGGAAATAAATTCTGGGGAAAATGGAATATAAGCAACAATTTGGCTTTTAAAAAGAGTCAGAAGGGTTAATCGGTCTAAAAATGTGATCTGTAGGAATCCGGTAAACCCCTTTTCTCAGGCTGCCCTAAGCGTACAATGTACTTTTGTTGTTGTTCCATCTTCTGTTGATGTGTAACTTCCAACGTTCTGCTTCTGGAAGAACCTCTAACAAACGGAATCTTTGGAACATTTTGATTATGACATTTGGACACTCTGCCCGATTGGACATACCAAGAAAACGggactattttttaatatacataccTGGCATTATCATCCCTTTTTTATAATActtgccgtttttttttttaatgacagatTTACTTCCAGATTGACAGCATTTACGGGGCCTTCCGTTTCAATAAAACACTGAAATGGTTCAAACCACCCCAAAATAATTTCGAGGTGTTGCTCCGTGTAGAATTAGAAACGTTCAAGTCAGGGTCAGCAGAAGGATAATCGGATTGTCGCACGAACGCAATGAGAAAGGATTATCCGTGCCGGACACATTAATCCTGGAGCTAAGAAGACACTATCCTTTTAAAGGGATTAAAGGAATAAGCCAAAAGAGATCTGATTTAACCACTCAGACCCTGAAACATTACTAGGAGGGGACACTTAACATAAGTAGGATGCTACACTGTATCAATAATCAGAGGCAATTAGAACGATAGCCATTAAAAGCAAAACTTCTAccatttgttttctgtatgtggGATATTTTATTGTCGGTAGATACCTGGCAACGTGCGCTTAGTAGGGTTGTTACTTGAAGAAGAGCAGGAACACTTATAGAAAGTTTTGCATAGGTGCCCCTTAGTCCCCGTTTTACCGTGTGATGTATACGGGAGATGTAGCCTTTCCTACATTTGTGTGTCTTTACCTGCTGGACCTTGGACGCCAAGGGGCACATCTCAGAAGCATATATTTTCCCAAATTAAGGACCCATTCTGCCATTTCTGTGAAAGTACGTGAGTTTTGTAATTTTAGTTTGATGCCATTTGCAGAATATTACATCATTACATAGCAAGCTACATCACTTGTGATGCAATCAGTGCCGTGTGCCAATACCAAGGAGACTAATAGAGGATCATAGATAGGTACTTgcattaaacatataaatacatacccATAAAAGGTACTATTTAGGAGACATTGCAACagaaattacattatatatatatatacacacacacacacaccttacagcaggggtgtccaacctgcggccctccagctgctgcaggactacttctcccataatgctctttcagctaaggagctggctgaggagtatgggagatgcagtcctgcagcagctggagggccgcaggttggacgcccctgccttacAGCCATTGACAGTAATGTTGGATACAGGATGCATCACGGTAGGATTACCCCTTTAAGTATCAGACACACATCACAAATAATTGGAGAATGCTAGGAATGTTGTATTCTTCAACTGGACAGATTTCAAGGAGATTGTTATAAAAATGACTATTATTAGCAATGCAGGTCTGATCATGTTGCcaattaacataataataattactgcgCTCCTACTGAGATGTCAGACTTatcaaaataaagcatttacatCAGTTACCGGCAGCACAATATTACAACTTTTTAAACTGATTATagccacattaaaaaaaataagcagggGCCCGCTGCATCGTATAGGtgcttttaatgaaaatattccaGCTATAGAGATATTTATAGTGAAAAAGGCATATCGTGTGCCACTTGATTTGACACATTCCACGTCTGTTATTGTTTCACAAACAACGGATCGCAGTTAAAACAGACTTTGGCTAGCATTGGTTATTAGTGCAAAGGAACATAGAGAATACAATTACCCAGctacataattgtattttttggggggaacttgGAAATGTGGAGCCACTCTGCATGAAACCTGTACCTGCTAAAAGCCTTGAAAAACGGCAGCAAGCCCTAAAAGGGTGTATTCATGTAAatttttctataaattatatatatttacatttttgagcACTAGAATTTCTGGTGTTCTGAGCACTTTCGTATAATTCTGCTCTTGCAGACTTTGCTCAGCTCACACGCAGCTCCTTGCCTTCTTGCGGCAGATTGTAGAAATGCCTGTTTTTAACCTAAAAAGGACCATCATACGCTCTTTAATGCATAGGATAGCGGTGCAGTCTCTGTAAATGTTCAGGGTGTCCCTTTCGTAAATGCATATAGGATTCCCATATATACTcggctccagcgctggctcgtTGGACGCTGTAGGCCGGGGTCGGTTCAGTCTGTGCTTCAGCCCAAATGGTTATCACTAGCTAATTGTGGCTTATTTTTAAAGTGTATAATGAACATTATTATGTGAACCGCAGTATAAAATGACTTGTTAGAGAAACAGCAGTGGAACATCGTACATCTATTGTTTAATAAGCCTTTGTTGAGCTGAGCTTTCCTTGTCATTGTCAAGCTAAAAACGGAATTATCTTTTTCTGTCTTAACGTTGTAATCAGTTCCTGGATAAAACCTTTTATTTCAGCATGGCTTTTGGCAGAGTTATGTTTTAACTGATTGACAAAGACTGGAATAGATGGCAGAGAACAGGGCCGTAATGCCTATGGGGCAAAAAAGAATGCTTGAGATGCCCGGCTACAATGACTAGTTGATATCTTTTCCCATTACTTTAATAATGAGCCAACGAGGATATGTTACTCAAACTATTCACGCACACATATAAAGTAATTCGGAATTAAAAGCTCTAAGAAGTGCCGTGTTTACAAACTTTGGTCAGGTTTTTGTTTATGGTTAAAACGCTATGTTTACAACATTTGTAAACTTTTACAAGATTTGTAAACATAGCTTTTCAGCCATAAACAAAAACCTTTCACCTCTTTGCTGGAAACAACATAGCTTTACTGTACTTTACTGAAGCACGGCcaaatataaatcatttaataatGAAACAAAGTGAGTGGGGGGGTCTGTTATTGGTTGGTATTCACCTTTCCATAAGGCCGACATGCTGGGGGTCACTCGCTCACATAAAAATCCTTAAGTGGATCTTTGACGCACTCTGTTACATACGGATCGATAGAAACATTGAACAAAATGTTTCGAAAGGTAAACCAGCCCCTGGGCAATTCAATGACGGTCCTGGGGACAGAACCGGCTCCATGATACACGGATCAGAAACCCAAAAACACGGAGCTTAATACCGGCGCTGCTCCAAACCTGAACTAAAAATGTGGCTACATAAGTGTGTGCACGATCAGATAATTAACAGAAGAATTTTCATAATGATATCAATGCTTTGAGTGTTTCCTTATTCACATGACTTATAACAACCTGGGGGGGAAAAATCATTAATCGTATGGCTCAGAATTATGCGTCGGTTTAATGAATAATTTATCAGCAAGTACCTGCAGGCTCTTTATTGTGCAAAAAGGATTCTGTGTTTTGCAACCaattagaagaaaataaatcattactGTTGTAAGCAgggttttattttccttttcctcaGTTCTTAAGTTTCTGTGGCAAACATTAGATGTACATTGATGTCTATTACCATacagaaattacatttaaaacaactctttttttttttttttttagaaaattacatttaacaaaaacCTGCCCCTACTTTAGATCTAAACGTTTccacgaagattttttttttcctctctcgtCGACACAGCGGTTCAATAAACatcagtataaaataaatacaaatttacaTGTATTTCTGTAAAAAGTAGCTTAAGCCAGTCTTTTAAAATACCCATTtcagtaaaaattaaaaaaaaaaaaagcttctgaaacacttttaaaaatgaaaaaaataaaaactggacAGTTCTCACTTATTTGACGTGTAAGCTTTTAATCCTGCGGCTTTATGAAGgtcttctttattttattgctcGGGACATTACAGTTCTCATCTTCTTCCCTTAGTACTTTCTGGTCTCGcttttttgcaaattttttCTGGATGGTGCCAACTAACGACTcatatctgcaaaaaaaaataacacccccccaaaaaaaagtgattcagaATGTTAGTTATTCTGAACACAAAGGCTTTTATAGTGAGCATATCACATTGCAATGGTTGCAAATTAGGTTGCATGGATCACATCAATGCCACGTTCTTgccataataatattaaatacatttaattaaacgCCATTGTCCATATCAGCATTCTGTCCCAACACGGCTCTTTTGGAATTAATTTGTATAGCTATACAAAATTCTCATGGAAAACTAGCcagcaaacaaagaaaaagagtgGATCTCACCTTCGGGCCATTTCTTCATCTGTAACATCAACCTCCATTTTTCCATCGTCTATAACCTCCTCGGTCTTTTCCTTGGCGTTCATCTGGATCATCAGCTTctaataaaaatcaaaatgtaatatGCACAGTTAGCCTTTTTTAGTTTTAAGAATCCGAGGATAAGGGTATTAAGTAAACTAGCGCTGGACGTCTCTAAAGAGATTTTTCCAAACCAGCACACGTCACATATACCATATAACTGCATTAAAACTATCCAATTCTGTGCCGTACATCCTGACGGAAGCCTGCTCTTGACATCATTCCAGTTTTTGGAGGTATAGCAGAAGTAATTTGGCTTTACGTTAATATAACTCAAAAGGAGCACATCATATTTTACGCTGTACTGCTGGAAGTACTTGGAGGGAAAACCCAATGATGGCTGGTTGCCCGCTCCACCGAAAGCTGCCATTTCTCATGGAGGTTATTGCTTGCTGACACAATGAGACTCATAAAAGCGGCCATATAGCTTGTGTTGGGCAGGAGTTATTGCAGAGAGGTTTGAAACCCATTCTGCTGAGGAACTGACTAAGGAAAGAGACAATTAGCTACTTTAGCCAATGAGATCATGGCAAAAATGTGCGTGAGGAGAACATCTTCCATGACCATTATTAAGGTCCGACTTCTACAGCAAGGCAATGGCATTGGTTATCGGGTTTAAGCTTCATACTAACCTCGACTTCCGGGTTAAACCCTTTAAAGGACATTCTGCCAAACAGGAATTCTTCACATGGAAGGAAACTTCTCTCTTCAATGATGAAACTCCTGAAAGGGACGCAAAAAGACTGCTTCATCTTCCAAACCAAATCAAAAGGCACAATGGGTTATGCAGAATGAAGGATGCTATGTTAAGTGATGAAACTTGGGGGCAGTTCTGCTACAGAGTTTTAAACTTCAGAAGAAGACGACACACTAggtcttttaacttttttttttttatgaaaagaccaagatttacaataaatattcagCGTAtggttaaattttattttttggctggGAGTAGCACCCAGGCATTAGACTACATGAAGTTGTGTGCGCCATCCTTATCTGGTTAGACAGCTGTCATACAAACACATGTAGCCAAACCACTGGTTGGTGGGACGTTTCTCATGTATTAAGAGAAACAGTTCTGTAAATACTATTTAACTAATAATTCTTTGCTGTGGTGGCCTTCTGTAGCAAACCTCAGAATACCGATTCAAACCAGATGAGTACACTTTAAACGGCGCACAATGAGCACACTGGCAGCCATAGACAGTCAAAGGGCTATTATCTGCACATAAACCAaggtataaaattaatttaaaccaAATGACTGATAGAATTCCACTCGGCCATTCTATACGTCCACGTAAGAGCTTAATTTGGAGGCGTCTATGTTCtcttaaatgcatatttttcaaatatgacACTTATTACCCTGGAGGTGACATTCATTTAGAGGAGCTGAAAGATGGCAAAAAAATGCAGGAAATGGTCTTTTCTTAAAAAGTAGGTCAAGCAATACATAAAAAAGCCATAAACACTGAGCCCTCAAGACAGAAGACACCCGCAAAACACAATGCACCCCCTTCCTCAGTCCTGGGGTAATAAGCCTCGTCTTTCTTAAAAACCTGAATCCCAAATCCCTTAATAAGAAAAGGTAGTTTTCCGCCTGCAGGGCAGACTATAAATTCTAGTAGTAAGATGAAGAGCTCCACGGCCTTCCAATTATCGCAGGACGCAGCTTTCTGCATTTAAAAACCTATTTCTAATACAAACCCCATAAATTCTGCGGTCGCTTTCTGAGCAGATACCCAACACACCGAGTAGGCAGCCATCCTAACCGCTGTCTGAACTGGATCTAAACCCCACACAGACAGGCCAGTGAAGGG
The nucleotide sequence above comes from Spea bombifrons isolate aSpeBom1 chromosome 10, aSpeBom1.2.pri, whole genome shotgun sequence. Encoded proteins:
- the MPHOSPH6 gene encoding M-phase phosphoprotein 6; the encoded protein is MAVEVGKLSKNLLRMKFMQRSIDAETRKQLEEDEKKIISDEHWYLDLPELKEKESFIIEERSFLPCEEFLFGRMSFKGFNPEVEKLMIQMNAKEKTEEVIDDGKMEVDVTDEEMARRYESLVGTIQKKFAKKRDQKVLREEDENCNVPSNKIKKTFIKPQD